The Pseudomonas sp. LFM046 region CCGGCAAGACCACCACCCTTTACGCCAGCCTCACCACCCTCAACGACCGCACTCGCAACATTCTCACCGTCGAAGACCCTATCGAGTACCACATCGAGGGCATCGGCCAGACCCAGGTCAACCCGAAAGTGGACATGACCTTCGCCCGTGGCCTGCGGGCCATCCTGCGCCAGGACCCGGATGTGGTGATGGTGGGCGAGATCCGCGACCAGGAAACGGCCGAAATCGCCGTGCAGGCCTCACTCACCGGCCACCTGGTGCTGTCCACCCTGCACACCAACAGTGCCATTGGCGCCATCACCCGCCTGGTGGACATGGGCGTCGAGCCTTTCCTGCTGTCCTCGTCCCTGCTCGGCGTCCTGGCCCAGCGCCTGGTGCGGGTGCTCTGTCCGCAGTGCAAGGAGGCCTACACCGCCGATGCCGCCGAATGCCAGCTGCTCGGCGTGGGCCCGGAAAGCGCGCCCACGCTGTACCGTGCCCGCGGCTGCGCGGAATGCCACCAGCAGGGCTATCGCGGGCGGACCGGTATTTACGAATTGGTGGTCTTCGATGACCACATGCGCAGCCTGATCCACAGTGTGGCTTCCGAGCAGGAGATGATCCGCCACGCCCGCCTGTCCAGCCCGAGCATCCGCGAGGACGGCCGGCGCAAGGTTCTGGAGGGGATTACCACGGTGGAAGAAGTGCTGCGGGTGACGCAGGAAGAATAAATGGCCGCATTCGAATACCTCGCCCTCGACGCCAAGGGCCGCCAGCAGAAGGGCGTGCTTGAGGCGGATAGCGCCCGCCAGGTGCGTCAGCTGCTCCGGGAGCGCCAACTGGCGCCGCTGGAAGTACGTGCGACCCGCGTGCGCGAGCAGGCCGAGCGCGGCCGTTTCAGTCTGAGCCGCGGCCTTTCCGCCCGTGACCTGGCGTTGGTCACGCGGCAGCTCGCTACCTTGGTGCAGGCCGCGCTGCCCATCGAGGAAGCCCTGCGGGCCGCAGCTGCGCAGTCAGGCAATTCGCGCATCCAGTCCATGCTGTTGGCGGTCCGCGCCCGGGTGCTGGAAGGGCATAGCCTGGCCAGCAGCCTGAGGGAGTTTCCGTCGGCCTTTCCCGAGCTCTATCGCGCCACCGTGGCCGCCGGCGAGCATGCCGGGCACCTGGGGCCGGTGCTGGAACAGCTGGCGGACTACACCGAACAGCGCCAGCAGTCGCGACAGCGGATTCAGCTGGCACTGCTCTACCCGGTGATCCTGATGTTCATGTCCCTGGTCATCGTCGCGTTCCTCCTGGGGTTCGTCGTGCCGGACGTGGTCAAGGTGTTCGTCGATTCCGGCCAGACCCTGCCGCTCCTCACCCGTGGCCTGATCGCCCTGAGCGACCTGGTCAAGCATTGGGGCTGGCTGATGCTGCTGGTACTGATCGGCGCTTTCCTGGGGGCGCGCTGGGCCTTGCGCGATCCAACGATTCGTCAGCGCTGGCACGGCCTGATCCTGCACATCCCGCTGGTGGGGCGGTTGGTGCGCGCCACTGATACCGCGCGCTTCGCCTCCACCCTGGCGATCCTCACCCGCAGCGGAGTGCCGCTGGTGGAGGCCCTGGGCATCGGCGCCGAGGTGATCGCCAACCGGGTGATCCGCGACCACGTCGTGGTGGCCGCGCAGAAGGTGCGCGAAGGCGGAAGCCTGACCCGCGCCATGGAGGCCAGCGGGCAATTCCCGCCGATGATGCTGCACATGGTTGCCAGCGGTGAACGTTCCGGCGAGCTGGACCAGATGCTTGCCCGCACCGCTCGCAATCAGGAAAACGACCTGGCGGCCCAGATCGCCCTGCTGGTCGGATTGTTCGAACCGTTCATGCTGGTGGTGATGGGGGCGGTTGTGCTGATGATCGTCCTCGCCATCCTGCTTCCCATCCTTTCTCTCAACCAACTCGTGGGGTAATCGCGTGAAACTGCGCCGCATCCAGTCGGGCTTTACGCTCATCGAAATCATGGTCGTCGTCGTCATCCTCGGCATTCTCGCCGCCCTGGTGGTGCCGCAGGTGATGAGTCGTCCCGACCAGGCCAAGATCACGGTGGCCAAGGGTGACATCAAGGCCATTGGCGCCGCGCTGGACATGTACAAGCTGGACAACTTCGCCTACCCCAGTACCCAGCAGGGCCTGGAAGCGCTGGTGAGCCGGCCGTCCGGCAACCCGCCGGCGAAGAACTGGAACAAGGACGGTTATCTGAAGAAGCTGCCGGTGGACCCATGGGGCAACCCGTACCAGTACCTCTCGCCGGGTAGCAAGGGCGCCTACGACCTCTATTCCTTCGGGGCCGACGGCAAGGAAGGCGGCAGCGACAACGACTCCGACATCGCCAACTGGGATAACTGATGAACCACGGGCGGCGGGGCGGCTGCCAGCGGGCTCCCGGCGCCCGGGCGTCAGCGGGCTTTACCCTTATCGAAGTGCTGGTGGTGATGGTCGTCATCGCCTGCCTCGCCGGCCTGGCCGTGATCAGCTCCGGCGTTGCCGGGCCGTCCCGCGAGCTCAATCAGGAAGCCGAACGCCTGGCGGGCCTGATCGGCTTGCTGGCGGACGAAGCTGTGCTCGACAACCGAGAGTACGGCCTGCACCTGGAGCGCGACGGTTACCAGGTGTTCTTCTACGACGAAACCCGGGCCCGCTGGCAATTGCTCTCCGAGGAAGGCCGCCAGTTGCCCGAATGGGCCGAACTCACCTTCGAACTGGACGGCGAGCCGCTGGTGCTGCCGATGCCCGAGAAGGACGTGAAAAAAGCCAAGGGCAAGGACAAGGAGCCCGTGCCGCAGCTGATCATCCTTTCCAGTGGTGAGCTCAGTCCGTTCCGCCTGGAATTGGGCGAGCGGCGCAAGGATGGGCTGCGCCTCGAGCTCTCCAGCGATGG contains the following coding sequences:
- the xcpS gene encoding GspF family T2SS innner membrane protein variant XcpS: MAAFEYLALDAKGRQQKGVLEADSARQVRQLLRERQLAPLEVRATRVREQAERGRFSLSRGLSARDLALVTRQLATLVQAALPIEEALRAAAAQSGNSRIQSMLLAVRARVLEGHSLASSLREFPSAFPELYRATVAAGEHAGHLGPVLEQLADYTEQRQQSRQRIQLALLYPVILMFMSLVIVAFLLGFVVPDVVKVFVDSGQTLPLLTRGLIALSDLVKHWGWLMLLVLIGAFLGARWALRDPTIRQRWHGLILHIPLVGRLVRATDTARFASTLAILTRSGVPLVEALGIGAEVIANRVIRDHVVVAAQKVREGGSLTRAMEASGQFPPMMLHMVASGERSGELDQMLARTARNQENDLAAQIALLVGLFEPFMLVVMGAVVLMIVLAILLPILSLNQLVG
- the gspG gene encoding type II secretion system major pseudopilin GspG; this translates as MKLRRIQSGFTLIEIMVVVVILGILAALVVPQVMSRPDQAKITVAKGDIKAIGAALDMYKLDNFAYPSTQQGLEALVSRPSGNPPAKNWNKDGYLKKLPVDPWGNPYQYLSPGSKGAYDLYSFGADGKEGGSDNDSDIANWDN
- the gspH gene encoding type II secretion system minor pseudopilin GspH, whose translation is MNHGRRGGCQRAPGARASAGFTLIEVLVVMVVIACLAGLAVISSGVAGPSRELNQEAERLAGLIGLLADEAVLDNREYGLHLERDGYQVFFYDETRARWQLLSEEGRQLPEWAELTFELDGEPLVLPMPEKDVKKAKGKDKEPVPQLIILSSGELSPFRLELGERRKDGLRLELSSDGFRLPRVEPLSGKGRAG